The proteins below are encoded in one region of Cyclopterus lumpus isolate fCycLum1 chromosome 8, fCycLum1.pri, whole genome shotgun sequence:
- the abca3b gene encoding ATP-binding cassette sub-family A member 3 isoform X1 has protein sequence MAIARQFGLLLWKNYLQQKRQILVTLVEILLPLLFSGILIVLRQKVPFKDYPNATLYKSYAVDELPGVPSHLPLAYVPGNSSAVRRVAEGVQGSLNISSVFRFETEEKFEDYVRNNSSSGSILAAVVFEHPFTHEDEPLPLKVSYHLRFSFTPRNAPFAEKMELNPNSDLDWHTLSLFPLFLLPGPREQYDKEGGTPGYFREGFLAVQHAVDRAIMRSHTNESAASLLPRIRVVLSRFPYPAYIYDVFILAIQNQLPLLLVLSFTYTSLNIVRSVVQEKERKLKEYMRMMGLSNWLHWSAWFLLFFLFLTISVFFVTLLLCIHVKPYGAVLSRSDPTLVFVFLLVFTVATINFSFMISAFFSRANVAAAAGGFIYFLSYLPYLFLWPRYDLLTHAQKVSACLVSNVAMAMGAQLIGMFEGKGTGIQWSNLFDSVTVDDDFSMAQVLCLLLFDSLLYGLVAWYVEAVFPGEYGVPLPSYFFVLPSYWCSSPRMALVNEKEEEEDAEKALKGEFIEEEPAGLISGIKIKHLAKEFKVGNKTRQAVRDLTVNMFEGQITVLLGHNGAGKTTTLSMLTGLFPPTSGRAYINGYDICQDMALIRRSLGLCPQHDVLFDNLTVREHLLFYAQLKGFSKDKIPDEVDRIIRILNLEDKRHARSKTLSGGMKRKLSIGIALIGDSKVVMLDEPTSGMDPSARRATWDLLQGEKRGRTILLTTHFMDEADLLGDRITIMAGGELQCIGSPLFLKNKYGAGYHMVIVKDALCNVSEITRIVHMYVPNATVESTAGAELSYILPKESTGRFELLFAELEMNREELGIASYGASVTTMEEVFLRVGKLVDSSLDIQAMQLPALQYQHERRSNDWTTDDASSISGMTDVTDFTDSGTLISEDCSNIKLNTGARLHLQQFYAMFLKRALYSWRNWKVMVAQFLIPLLFTVLALFVARSFPNHQDAPQLRLALRRYGSTRVPVALPPGAGPLAAALANAYSSQLSAQLGELVNVTDFTNYILTQAEEEGGSFNERCVVGAAFRGSAGGQLVKATAYFNNEGYHTPATALMMVDNALFKLLAGPNASIQTGNHPMPRNLSEAAHSQLMEGKTGFIIAINIMYGMASLSSTFALLLVTESSIKSKHVQKVSGVYLSNFWFSALLWDLVNFLLPCLLMLVLFQAFGVKAFVDNNHLVDVLLLLLLYGWAVVPLMYLLSFLFSNAASAYTRLTIFNMISGTATFLAVTIMAIPELNLKHMSHLLDKVFLIFPNYCLGMAFSQFYQNYEFVSFCPSSPWSEVFCNLFNITYQTNYFSMSEPGVGRFLVALSMQGVVYIVLLFVIELQCVHTLRRLLTSLGKRRKQLPLMEDAALLPEDRDVAEERKRVLECQPVVESMVGSPLVLQELSKVYGSGGNILAVDRLSLAVGKGECFGLLGFNGAGKTTTFKMLTCDESVTSGDAYIDGYSILRDVKKVQQRIGYCPQFDALLDHMTGRETLSMYSRLRGIPEKYVSGCVENVLRSLLLEPHAEKLVRSYSGGNKRKLSAGIALIGGPPVIFLDEPSTGMDPVARRLLWDAVTRTRESGKAIIITSHSMEECEALCTRLAVMVNGQFKCLGSPQHLKSKFGSGYTLLAKVHVEAELEDSVLLLFKDFIESTFPGSQLKDEHQGMVHYHLTDKTLSWAQVFGTLEAAKEKYQIEDYCVSQISLEQVFLSFAQFQHCSERKK, from the exons ATGGCCATCGCGCGCCAATTTGGACTGCTGTTGTGGAAGAACTACCTTCAGCAG AAACGTCAAATCCTGGTAACTCTGGTGGAGATACTCCTGCCCCTGCTCTTCTCTGGCATCCTCATCGTGCTACGTCAAAAGGTTCCTTTTAAGGACTACCCGAATGCCACGCTCTATAAGAGCTATGCCGTTGACGAGCTTCCCGGAGTCCCCTCGCACTTGCCGCTCGCCTATGTGCCCGGTAACTCCAGCGCGGTGCGTCGGGTGGCCGAGGGTGTGCAAGGCAGCCTGAACATTTCCTCAG TGTTCAGATTTGAGACGGAGGAGAAGTTTGAGGACTACGTGAGAAACAACTCCAGCTCAGGAAGTATACTGGCTGCCGTGGTGTTTGAGCACCCTTTCACCCACGAAGATGAACCTCTGCCCCTAAAG GTGAGCTACCACCTGCGTTTCAGCTTCACCCCACGCAACGCCCCCTTCGCTGAGAAGATGGAGCTGAACCCAAACAGTGACCTGGACTGGCACACGCTCagcctcttccccctctttctgCTGCCAGGACCGCGGGAGCAGTATGACAAGGAGGGGGGCACGCCTG gttattttCGAGAGGGTTTCCTGGCCGTGCAGCATGCAGTGGACCGAGCCATCATGCGATCGCACACCAACGAGTCCGCTGCCTCTCTGCTGCCTCGGATCCGCGTGGTCCTGTCGCGGTTTCCTTACCCCGCGTATATCTACGACGTCTTCATCCTGGCCATCCAGAACCAGCTGCCCCTGCTGCTGGTGCTCAGCTTTACCTACACCTCCCTCAACATAGTGCGCTCTGTGGTgcaggagaaggaaaggaagctCAAG GAGTACATGAGGATGATGGGTCTCAGCAACTGGCTCCACTGGAGCGCCTGGttcctcctgttcttcctcttcctcaccatctCAGTCTTTTTTGTCACTCTGCTCCTTTGTATCCAT GTGAAACCTTATGGAGCAGTGCTGTCCCGCAGTGACCCCACGCTGGTCTTCGTCTTCCTGCTCGTCTTCACTGTGGCCACCATCAACTTCAGCTTCATGATCAGTGCCTTCTTCtctcgag CCAatgtggcggcggcggcgggcggCTTCATCTATTTCCTGAGCTACCTGCCGTATTTGTTCCTGTGGCCACGCTACGACCTGCTGACTCACGCCCAGAAGGTGTCGGCCTGCCTCGTCTCCAACGTGGCCATGGCCATGGGCGCTCAGCTCATAGGAATGTTTGAAGGCAAAG GAACGGGGATCCAGTGGTCCAACTTGTTTGACTCTGTGACGGTGGATGATGACTTCTCCATGGCGCAGGTGCTGTGCTTGCTGCTGTTTGACTCTCTGCTCTACGGCCTGGTGGCCTGGTACGTGGAGGCCGTGTTTCCTGGAGAGTACGGAGTGCCTCTGCCCTCTTACTTCTTCGTATTG CCTTCATACTGGTGCAGCAGCCCCCGCATGGCGCTGGTGaatgagaaggaggaagaagaggatgcaGAAAAGGCTCTGAAAGGGGAGTTTATAGAGGAGGAGCCAGCTGGACTAATCTCCGGGATCAAGATTAAACACCTCGCTAAG GAATTCAAAGTGGGCAACAAGACGCGGCAGGCTGTGCGGGATCTCACGGTGAACATGTTTGAGGGCCAGATCACGGTGCTGCTGGGACACAACGGTGCCGGAAAGACCACGACACTGTCCATGCTGACGG ggctgTTTCCTCCCACCAGTGGCAGAGCCTACATCAACGGTTACGACATCTGTCAGGACATGGCTCTGATCCGCCGCAGTCTGGGACTCTGTCCCCAGCACGACGTGCTGTTTGATAACCTCACGGTCCGAGAGCACCTCCTCTTCTACGCTCAG CTGAAAGGCTTCTCCAAAGACAAGATTCCAGATGAGGTGGACCGGATCATCCGGATCCTGAACCTTGAGGACAAGCGGCATGCTCGCTCCAAGACCCTCTCTGGTGGCATGAAGAGAAAACTCTCTATTGGCATTGCCCTCATCGGGGACTCCAAG GTGGTGATGTTGGACGAGCCCACATCAGGTATGGACCCATCGGCCCGGCGTGCCACCTGGGACCTCCTGCAAGGGGAGAAGCGCGGTCGCACCATCCTGCTCACCACGCATTTTATGGACGAGGCCGACCTGCTCGGCGACCGCATCACCATCATGGCAGGAGGGGAGCTGCAGTGCATTGGGTCGCCGCTCTTCCTCAAGAACAAATATG GTGCTGGCTACCACATGGTGATCGTAAAGGACGCTCTATGCAACGTGTCCGAGATCACCCGCATTGTCCACATGTATGTTCCGAATGCCACCGTGGAGAGCACTGCGGGGGCGGAGCTCTCTTACATCCTGCCCAAAGAAAGCACCGGCAG GTTTGAGCTGCTGTTCGCTGAGCTGGAGATGAACAGAGAGGAGCTGGGCATCGCCAGCTACGGAGCTTCAGTGACCACGATGGAGGAGGTTTTCCTCAG gGTGGGAAAGCTGGTGGATTCCAGTCTGGACATCCAGGCGATGCAGCTGCCGGCCCTGCAGTACCAACACGAGAGACGCTCCAATGACTGGACCACAGATGACGCCAGCAGCATCAGCGGCATGACCGATGTCACGGACTTCACCGACAGCGGCACGCTCATTTCAGAGGACTGCTCCAACATCAAGCTGAACACCGGG GCCAGGCTACACCTGCAACAGTTCTACGCCATGTTCCTGAAGAGGGCGCTGTACAGCTGGAGGAACTGGAAGGTGATGGTGGCGCAGTTCCTCATCCCTTTACTCTTCACCGTTTTGGCCTTATTTGTGGCCCGCTCCTTTCCCAATCACCAGGACGCTCCTCAACTGAGGCTGGCACTCAGGCGCTATGGCTCCACCAGGGTGCCCGTGGCTCTGCCGCCCGGGGCgggtcccctggctgctgccCTGGCCAATGCATACAGTTCACAGCTCTCTGCTCAGCTTGGCGAGCTCGTCAACGTCACGG ATTTCACTAACTACATCCTGACCCAGGCGGAGGAGGAAGGCGGCAGCTTTAACGAGCGCTGTGTGGTGGGCGCTGCTTTCCGCGGCAGCGCCGGCGGCCAACTCGTAAAAGCAACGGCCTACTTCAACAACGAGGGCTACCATACGCCCGCCACAGCCCTCATGATGGTGGACAACGCTCTGTTCAAGCTTCTAGCGGGGCCGAATGCTTCCATCCAGACGGGGAATCACCCGATGCCACGCAACCTGTCTGAGGCGGCCCACAGCCAGCTCATGGA GGGAAAGACGGGTTTCATCATCGCTATAAACATAATGTACGGCATGGCCTCCCTGTCCAGCACATTTGCCCTTCTGCTCGTAACCGAGTCCTCGATCAAGTCCAAGCATGTGCAGAAGGTCAGCGGCGTCTACCTGTCAAACTTCTGGTTCTCTGCGCTCCTGTGGGACCTGGTCAACTTCCTGCTGCCATGTCTCCTCATGCTG GTGTTGTTTCAGGCATTCGGAGTCAAGGCTTTTGTAGACAACAACCACCTGGTGGATGTgttgctattactgctgctgtATGGCTGGGCCGTTGTGCCTCTTATGTACCTActcagcttcctcttctccaaTGCCGCTTCTGCCTACACACGCCTTACCATCTTCAACATGATCTCTGGCACGGCCACCTTTCTGGCTGTCACCATCATGGCCATCCCAG aGTTGAATCTCAAGCACATGTCGCACTTGCTGGATAAGGTATTCCTGATCTTTCCAAACTATTGCCTGGGCATGGCCTTCAGCCAGTTCTACCAGAACTACGAATTCGTCTCATTTTGCCCCTCCAGTCCATGGAGCGAAGTCTTTTGCAATCTCTTTA ACATCACATACCAGACGAACTACTTCTCGATGTCGGAGCCCGGTGTGGGGCGCTTCCTCGTGGCCTTGTCGATGCAGGGCGTGGTCTACATCGTTCTGCTGTTCGTCATCGAGCTGCAGTGTGTCCACACTCTCCGgcgcctcctcacctccttggGGAAAAGACGCAAGCAG TTGCCTCTAATGGAGGATGCAGCTCTGCTTCCAGAGGACAGGGATGTggctgaagagaggaagagggtcCTGGAGTGCCAGCCAGTGGTCGAGTCGATGGTGGGCAGCCCCCTCGTACTGCAGGAGCTCAGCAAG GTGTACGGCAGCGGTGGGAACATCCTGGCGGTGGACAGGCTGTCTCTAGCCGTCGGGAAGGGGGAGTGCTTCGGCCTCCTGGGCTTCAATGGAGCCGGCAAGACCACCACCTTTAAGATGCTGACATGCGATGAGAGCGTCACCTCCGGGGACGCCTACATTGACGGCTACAGCATCTTGAGGGACGTAAAAAAG GTGCAGCAGCGCATCGGTTACTGCCCACAGTTCGACGCCTTGTTGGACCACATGACGGGAAGAGAAACTCTGAGCATGTATTCCAGACTCCGAGGAATACCGGAGAAGTACGTGTCTGGCTGCGTGGAGAATGTCCTGAGGTCGCTGCTGCTGGAGCCTCATGCTGAGAAACTGGTCCGCAGCTACAG TGGCGGTAACAAGCGGAAGCTGAGCGCAGGCATTGCTCTGATTGGTGGGCCTCCGGTCATCTTCCTGGATGAGCCTTCGACCGGGATGGACCCAGTGGCCAGGAGACTTCTGTGGGACGCCGTTACGCGCACACGAGAGTCTGGAAAGGCCATAATCATCACTTCTCATAG TATGGAGGAGTGTGAGGCCCTGTGCACCCGGCTGGCAGTGATGGTCAACGGTCAGTTCAAGTGCCTCGGGAGTCCCCAACACCTGAAGAGCAAGTTTGGCAGTGGCTACACCCTGCTGGCGAAGGTACACGTCGAGGCCGAGCTGGAGGATAGTGTCCTGCTGCTTTTCAAAGACTTCATCGAAAGCACCTTCCCAG GAAGTCAACTAAAGGATGAGCACCAGGGAATGGTGCACTATCACTTGACTGACAAAACACTTTCCTGGGCCCAG GTGTTTGGCACTTTGGAGGCAGCCAAAGAGAAATACCAGATCGAAGACTACTGCGTGAGCCAAATATCACTGGAGCAGGTGTTCCTCAGCTTTGCCCAATTCCAGCACTGCAGTGAAAGGAA GAAGTAG
- the abca3b gene encoding ATP-binding cassette sub-family A member 3 isoform X2: MAIARQFGLLLWKNYLQQKRQILVTLVEILLPLLFSGILIVLRQKVPFKDYPNATLYKSYAVDELPGVPSHLPLAYVPGNSSAVRRVAEGVQGSLNISSVFRFETEEKFEDYVRNNSSSGSILAAVVFEHPFTHEDEPLPLKVSYHLRFSFTPRNAPFAEKMELNPNSDLDWHTLSLFPLFLLPGPREQYDKEGGTPGYFREGFLAVQHAVDRAIMRSHTNESAASLLPRIRVVLSRFPYPAYIYDVFILAIQNQLPLLLVLSFTYTSLNIVRSVVQEKERKLKEYMRMMGLSNWLHWSAWFLLFFLFLTISVFFVTLLLCIHVKPYGAVLSRSDPTLVFVFLLVFTVATINFSFMISAFFSRANVAAAAGGFIYFLSYLPYLFLWPRYDLLTHAQKVSACLVSNVAMAMGAQLIGMFEGKGTGIQWSNLFDSVTVDDDFSMAQVLCLLLFDSLLYGLVAWYVEAVFPGEYGVPLPSYFFVLPSYWCSSPRMALVNEKEEEEDAEKALKGEFIEEEPAGLISGIKIKHLAKEFKVGNKTRQAVRDLTVNMFEGQITVLLGHNGAGKTTTLSMLTGLFPPTSGRAYINGYDICQDMALIRRSLGLCPQHDVLFDNLTVREHLLFYAQLKGFSKDKIPDEVDRIIRILNLEDKRHARSKTLSGGMKRKLSIGIALIGDSKVVMLDEPTSGMDPSARRATWDLLQGEKRGRTILLTTHFMDEADLLGDRITIMAGGELQCIGSPLFLKNKYGAGYHMVIVKDALCNVSEITRIVHMYVPNATVESTAGAELSYILPKESTGRFELLFAELEMNREELGIASYGASVTTMEEVFLRVGKLVDSSLDIQAMQLPALQYQHERRSNDWTTDDASSISGMTDVTDFTDSGTLISEDCSNIKLNTGARLHLQQFYAMFLKRALYSWRNWKVMVAQFLIPLLFTVLALFVARSFPNHQDAPQLRLALRRYGSTRVPVALPPGAGPLAAALANAYSSQLSAQLGELVNVTDFTNYILTQAEEEGGSFNERCVVGAAFRGSAGGQLVKATAYFNNEGYHTPATALMMVDNALFKLLAGPNASIQTGNHPMPRNLSEAAHSQLMEGKTGFIIAINIMYGMASLSSTFALLLVTESSIKSKHVQKVSGVYLSNFWFSALLWDLVNFLLPCLLMLVLFQAFGVKAFVDNNHLVDVLLLLLLYGWAVVPLMYLLSFLFSNAASAYTRLTIFNMISGTATFLAVTIMAIPELNLKHMSHLLDKVFLIFPNYCLGMAFSQFYQNYEFVSFCPSSPWSEVFCNLFNITYQTNYFSMSEPGVGRFLVALSMQGVVYIVLLFVIELQCVHTLRRLLTSLGKRRKQLPLMEDAALLPEDRDVAEERKRVLECQPVVESMVGSPLVLQELSKVYGSGGNILAVDRLSLAVGKGECFGLLGFNGAGKTTTFKMLTCDESVTSGDAYIDGYSILRDVKKVQQRIGYCPQFDALLDHMTGRETLSMYSRLRGIPEKYVSGCVENVLRSLLLEPHAEKLVRSYRMSACN, translated from the exons ATGGCCATCGCGCGCCAATTTGGACTGCTGTTGTGGAAGAACTACCTTCAGCAG AAACGTCAAATCCTGGTAACTCTGGTGGAGATACTCCTGCCCCTGCTCTTCTCTGGCATCCTCATCGTGCTACGTCAAAAGGTTCCTTTTAAGGACTACCCGAATGCCACGCTCTATAAGAGCTATGCCGTTGACGAGCTTCCCGGAGTCCCCTCGCACTTGCCGCTCGCCTATGTGCCCGGTAACTCCAGCGCGGTGCGTCGGGTGGCCGAGGGTGTGCAAGGCAGCCTGAACATTTCCTCAG TGTTCAGATTTGAGACGGAGGAGAAGTTTGAGGACTACGTGAGAAACAACTCCAGCTCAGGAAGTATACTGGCTGCCGTGGTGTTTGAGCACCCTTTCACCCACGAAGATGAACCTCTGCCCCTAAAG GTGAGCTACCACCTGCGTTTCAGCTTCACCCCACGCAACGCCCCCTTCGCTGAGAAGATGGAGCTGAACCCAAACAGTGACCTGGACTGGCACACGCTCagcctcttccccctctttctgCTGCCAGGACCGCGGGAGCAGTATGACAAGGAGGGGGGCACGCCTG gttattttCGAGAGGGTTTCCTGGCCGTGCAGCATGCAGTGGACCGAGCCATCATGCGATCGCACACCAACGAGTCCGCTGCCTCTCTGCTGCCTCGGATCCGCGTGGTCCTGTCGCGGTTTCCTTACCCCGCGTATATCTACGACGTCTTCATCCTGGCCATCCAGAACCAGCTGCCCCTGCTGCTGGTGCTCAGCTTTACCTACACCTCCCTCAACATAGTGCGCTCTGTGGTgcaggagaaggaaaggaagctCAAG GAGTACATGAGGATGATGGGTCTCAGCAACTGGCTCCACTGGAGCGCCTGGttcctcctgttcttcctcttcctcaccatctCAGTCTTTTTTGTCACTCTGCTCCTTTGTATCCAT GTGAAACCTTATGGAGCAGTGCTGTCCCGCAGTGACCCCACGCTGGTCTTCGTCTTCCTGCTCGTCTTCACTGTGGCCACCATCAACTTCAGCTTCATGATCAGTGCCTTCTTCtctcgag CCAatgtggcggcggcggcgggcggCTTCATCTATTTCCTGAGCTACCTGCCGTATTTGTTCCTGTGGCCACGCTACGACCTGCTGACTCACGCCCAGAAGGTGTCGGCCTGCCTCGTCTCCAACGTGGCCATGGCCATGGGCGCTCAGCTCATAGGAATGTTTGAAGGCAAAG GAACGGGGATCCAGTGGTCCAACTTGTTTGACTCTGTGACGGTGGATGATGACTTCTCCATGGCGCAGGTGCTGTGCTTGCTGCTGTTTGACTCTCTGCTCTACGGCCTGGTGGCCTGGTACGTGGAGGCCGTGTTTCCTGGAGAGTACGGAGTGCCTCTGCCCTCTTACTTCTTCGTATTG CCTTCATACTGGTGCAGCAGCCCCCGCATGGCGCTGGTGaatgagaaggaggaagaagaggatgcaGAAAAGGCTCTGAAAGGGGAGTTTATAGAGGAGGAGCCAGCTGGACTAATCTCCGGGATCAAGATTAAACACCTCGCTAAG GAATTCAAAGTGGGCAACAAGACGCGGCAGGCTGTGCGGGATCTCACGGTGAACATGTTTGAGGGCCAGATCACGGTGCTGCTGGGACACAACGGTGCCGGAAAGACCACGACACTGTCCATGCTGACGG ggctgTTTCCTCCCACCAGTGGCAGAGCCTACATCAACGGTTACGACATCTGTCAGGACATGGCTCTGATCCGCCGCAGTCTGGGACTCTGTCCCCAGCACGACGTGCTGTTTGATAACCTCACGGTCCGAGAGCACCTCCTCTTCTACGCTCAG CTGAAAGGCTTCTCCAAAGACAAGATTCCAGATGAGGTGGACCGGATCATCCGGATCCTGAACCTTGAGGACAAGCGGCATGCTCGCTCCAAGACCCTCTCTGGTGGCATGAAGAGAAAACTCTCTATTGGCATTGCCCTCATCGGGGACTCCAAG GTGGTGATGTTGGACGAGCCCACATCAGGTATGGACCCATCGGCCCGGCGTGCCACCTGGGACCTCCTGCAAGGGGAGAAGCGCGGTCGCACCATCCTGCTCACCACGCATTTTATGGACGAGGCCGACCTGCTCGGCGACCGCATCACCATCATGGCAGGAGGGGAGCTGCAGTGCATTGGGTCGCCGCTCTTCCTCAAGAACAAATATG GTGCTGGCTACCACATGGTGATCGTAAAGGACGCTCTATGCAACGTGTCCGAGATCACCCGCATTGTCCACATGTATGTTCCGAATGCCACCGTGGAGAGCACTGCGGGGGCGGAGCTCTCTTACATCCTGCCCAAAGAAAGCACCGGCAG GTTTGAGCTGCTGTTCGCTGAGCTGGAGATGAACAGAGAGGAGCTGGGCATCGCCAGCTACGGAGCTTCAGTGACCACGATGGAGGAGGTTTTCCTCAG gGTGGGAAAGCTGGTGGATTCCAGTCTGGACATCCAGGCGATGCAGCTGCCGGCCCTGCAGTACCAACACGAGAGACGCTCCAATGACTGGACCACAGATGACGCCAGCAGCATCAGCGGCATGACCGATGTCACGGACTTCACCGACAGCGGCACGCTCATTTCAGAGGACTGCTCCAACATCAAGCTGAACACCGGG GCCAGGCTACACCTGCAACAGTTCTACGCCATGTTCCTGAAGAGGGCGCTGTACAGCTGGAGGAACTGGAAGGTGATGGTGGCGCAGTTCCTCATCCCTTTACTCTTCACCGTTTTGGCCTTATTTGTGGCCCGCTCCTTTCCCAATCACCAGGACGCTCCTCAACTGAGGCTGGCACTCAGGCGCTATGGCTCCACCAGGGTGCCCGTGGCTCTGCCGCCCGGGGCgggtcccctggctgctgccCTGGCCAATGCATACAGTTCACAGCTCTCTGCTCAGCTTGGCGAGCTCGTCAACGTCACGG ATTTCACTAACTACATCCTGACCCAGGCGGAGGAGGAAGGCGGCAGCTTTAACGAGCGCTGTGTGGTGGGCGCTGCTTTCCGCGGCAGCGCCGGCGGCCAACTCGTAAAAGCAACGGCCTACTTCAACAACGAGGGCTACCATACGCCCGCCACAGCCCTCATGATGGTGGACAACGCTCTGTTCAAGCTTCTAGCGGGGCCGAATGCTTCCATCCAGACGGGGAATCACCCGATGCCACGCAACCTGTCTGAGGCGGCCCACAGCCAGCTCATGGA GGGAAAGACGGGTTTCATCATCGCTATAAACATAATGTACGGCATGGCCTCCCTGTCCAGCACATTTGCCCTTCTGCTCGTAACCGAGTCCTCGATCAAGTCCAAGCATGTGCAGAAGGTCAGCGGCGTCTACCTGTCAAACTTCTGGTTCTCTGCGCTCCTGTGGGACCTGGTCAACTTCCTGCTGCCATGTCTCCTCATGCTG GTGTTGTTTCAGGCATTCGGAGTCAAGGCTTTTGTAGACAACAACCACCTGGTGGATGTgttgctattactgctgctgtATGGCTGGGCCGTTGTGCCTCTTATGTACCTActcagcttcctcttctccaaTGCCGCTTCTGCCTACACACGCCTTACCATCTTCAACATGATCTCTGGCACGGCCACCTTTCTGGCTGTCACCATCATGGCCATCCCAG aGTTGAATCTCAAGCACATGTCGCACTTGCTGGATAAGGTATTCCTGATCTTTCCAAACTATTGCCTGGGCATGGCCTTCAGCCAGTTCTACCAGAACTACGAATTCGTCTCATTTTGCCCCTCCAGTCCATGGAGCGAAGTCTTTTGCAATCTCTTTA ACATCACATACCAGACGAACTACTTCTCGATGTCGGAGCCCGGTGTGGGGCGCTTCCTCGTGGCCTTGTCGATGCAGGGCGTGGTCTACATCGTTCTGCTGTTCGTCATCGAGCTGCAGTGTGTCCACACTCTCCGgcgcctcctcacctccttggGGAAAAGACGCAAGCAG TTGCCTCTAATGGAGGATGCAGCTCTGCTTCCAGAGGACAGGGATGTggctgaagagaggaagagggtcCTGGAGTGCCAGCCAGTGGTCGAGTCGATGGTGGGCAGCCCCCTCGTACTGCAGGAGCTCAGCAAG GTGTACGGCAGCGGTGGGAACATCCTGGCGGTGGACAGGCTGTCTCTAGCCGTCGGGAAGGGGGAGTGCTTCGGCCTCCTGGGCTTCAATGGAGCCGGCAAGACCACCACCTTTAAGATGCTGACATGCGATGAGAGCGTCACCTCCGGGGACGCCTACATTGACGGCTACAGCATCTTGAGGGACGTAAAAAAG GTGCAGCAGCGCATCGGTTACTGCCCACAGTTCGACGCCTTGTTGGACCACATGACGGGAAGAGAAACTCTGAGCATGTATTCCAGACTCCGAGGAATACCGGAGAAGTACGTGTCTGGCTGCGTGGAGAATGTCCTGAGGTCGCTGCTGCTGGAGCCTCATGCTGAGAAACTGGTCCGCAGCTACAG aatgagTGCATGTAATTAA